A genomic region of Eucalyptus grandis isolate ANBG69807.140 chromosome 5, ASM1654582v1, whole genome shotgun sequence contains the following coding sequences:
- the LOC120293721 gene encoding SNF2 domain-containing protein CLASSY 3-like, with amino-acid sequence MPLNRGNLSLSGEDCLQPSGDDSDKLSHQSGSVLDLIPCDSSKMYPHQLEGFEFMWKNIAGSTDLKDLSNSEPNDVGGCIISHAPGTRKTCMTILFLHTYLRLFPNSRPVVIAPASLLLTWEEEFKKWNKKWDTSILFHNLNNPDFSGAENPEAVRMVEANSHLMRCNDVMRVIKVYSWSKNSSILGISYNLREKLAVHNRKGTKDPVKKEKIEKKDEEMRKILLDLPGVVVLDEGHTPRNQRSSIWKLLLKLRTEKRIILSGTPFQNNFLELYNTLCLVRPTTANELPLSLKKFCQTTQWKRAKTDDINSLVQPHDKVADDAIVNLRSIMAPFVHVHKGILKENLPANEKPLICHERQKLEDLKTNTDAGIKTRFLVELIQLSKALGEKVLVFSQYKEPLSFISDQLRLTFQWSSQGKELLHMHGSLNLRERQRLIGKFNNPQSQARVMLASTKACSEGISLVGASRVVLLDVVWNPSVERQAISHAFRIGQEKVVYTYHLITKGTTECNKFSQQMEKERLSKLFFSPADKEIGDGRMSSLVAEDRKLEEMTSSKNLKDMFDQILYHSNAFENFDSDATP; translated from the exons ATGCCACTCAACAGAGGGAATCTGTCTTTGTCTGGAGAGGATTGTCTTCAGCCTTCTGGAGATGACTCTGACAAACTCTCTCATCAGAGCGGCTCTGTTTTGGATCTCATCCCCTGTGACAGCAGTAAAATGTATCCGCACCAGCTGGAGGGATTTGAGTTTATGTGGAAGAACATAGCAGGGTCTACTGATCTAAAAGACTTGTCCAACTCTGAGCCTAACGACGTTGGTGGGTGCATCATATCTCACGCTCCAGGCACAAGAAAGACTTGCATGACCATACTTTTTCTGCACACGTATCTCAGACTCTTCCCCAATTCCCGGCCTGTGGTTATTGCTCCTGCGAGCTTGCTTCTCACTTGGGAAGAAGAGTTCAAGAAGTGGAACAAGAAATGGGACACCAGCATTTTATTCCACAACTTGAATAATCCGGATTTCTCCGGGGCAGAAAATCCAGAAGCTGTGAGGATGGTGGAGGCAAATAGCCACCTCATGCGATGTAACGATGTGATGCGGGTGATCAAGGTCTATTCCTGGAGTAAGAACAGCAGCATACTAGGCATAAGTTACAATCTGCGTGAGAAGCTTGCAGTACACAATAGGAAAGGCACAAAGGATCcagtgaagaaggaaaagattgaaaagaaagatgaagagatgagaaagaTTCTTCTTGATTTGCCGGGTGTAGTGGTTCTTGACGAAGGGCACACGCCGCGAAATCAGAGGAGCAGCATTTGGAAGCTTCTGCTGAAACTTCGGACTGAGAAGAGGATCATCCTCTCGGGCACCCCTTTCCAGAATAACTTTCTAGAGCTGTATAACACCTTGTGCTTAGTGAGACCCACAACGGCCAATGAACTACCCCTGAGTCTCAAGAAATTCTGCCAGACAACACAGTGGAAAAGAGCTAAAACAGATGATATCAATTCCCTTGTTCAGCCACATGACAAAGTGGCTGATGATGCAATTGTGAATCTCCGGTCTATCATGGCTCCGTTTGTTCATGTTCACAAAGGCATTCTTAAAGAGAATCTTCCTG CGAATGAAAAACCTCTCATCTGTCATGAGCGTCAGAAGCTTGAAGATCTGAAGACTAACACAGATGCTGGGATAAAGACGAGGTTCCTAGTGGAGTTAATCCAGCTCAGCAAAGCACTCGGTGAGAAGGTTCTGGTTTTCAGCCAATACAAAGAGCCATTGTCCTTCATCAGTGACCAACTGAGATTGACTTTCCAGTGGTCCTCCCAAGGAAAAGAGCTTCTACACATGCATGGGAGCCTCAATCTGAGGGAACGCCAACGtttgattggaaaattcaaCAACCCACAGAGCCAAGCAAGAGTAATGTTAGCTTCGACTAAGGCTTGCTCTGAGGGCATAAGTCTAGTCGGAGCATCGAGAGTTGTCTTGCTTGACGTGGTTTGGAATCCTTCGGTTGAAAGGCAAGCAATCAGCCATGCCTTCAGAATTGGCCAGGAGAAGGTAGTCTATACCTACCATCTGATCACGAAAGGAACCACGGAATGTAACAAGTTCAGCCAACAGATGGAGAAAGAAAGATTGTCCAAGCTGTTTTTCTCCCCAGCTGACAAGGAAATTGGTGATGGAAGAATGTCCAGTCTGGTTGCTGAAGACAGAAAATTGGAGGAGATGACTTCCAGCAAAAACTTAAAGGATATGTTTGATCAGATACTTTACCATTCCAAtgcatttgagaactttgactCTGATGCCACCCCATGA